The proteins below are encoded in one region of Pseudonocardia sp. DSM 110487:
- a CDS encoding RidA family protein — protein sequence MTFERINPPLLARPRGFSHAVVTDRRRTVYLAGQTALGRSGTIVGDDIVTQFEQALLNLLQALSAAGGSGDDLTSVTIYIVDMEAYQAHSREIGKVWQRLVGTEYPAMAGLGVARLWDKAALIEIQGVAVLD from the coding sequence ATGACGTTCGAGCGCATCAACCCGCCACTGCTCGCCAGACCGCGGGGCTTCAGCCACGCCGTCGTCACCGACCGGCGGCGGACCGTCTACCTCGCGGGGCAGACGGCGCTCGGCCGGTCCGGGACGATCGTGGGCGACGACATCGTCACGCAGTTCGAGCAGGCCCTGCTCAACCTCCTGCAGGCGCTCAGCGCGGCGGGCGGTTCGGGCGACGACCTCACCAGCGTCACGATCTACATCGTCGACATGGAGGCCTACCAGGCCCACTCCCGGGAGATCGGGAAGGTCTGGCAGCGCCTCGTCGGCACCGAGTACCCCGCCATGGCAGGGCTCGGCGTGGCGCGGCTGTGGGACAAGGCTGCGCTCATCGAGATCCAGGGTGTCGCCGTTCTCGATTGA
- a CDS encoding SDR family NAD(P)-dependent oxidoreductase, whose amino-acid sequence MAVAIVTGAGQGIGLATARRLSEAGYRTVLVGRDRAKLDKAAAEITGPTLCVEADLTVPQQVEGLFATVEETWGWAEVLVANAGTSLAAPITQTTDDQWQQMLDTNLTAPFRCIRRALPPMLAARRGRIVVIASVVAKRGERLVGAYTASKHGVLGLVRAVADEVARHGVTANAVCPGYVDTPMTDATVAAIADRMATSEEEARAVLERRQPIHRLVQPDEVAAAVISCVQNGAINGQGINVDGGAVQS is encoded by the coding sequence GTGGCGGTCGCCATCGTCACGGGAGCCGGGCAGGGGATCGGCCTGGCGACGGCACGGCGGCTCTCCGAGGCCGGCTATCGCACCGTGCTGGTCGGCCGCGACCGCGCCAAGCTCGACAAGGCGGCCGCGGAGATCACCGGCCCGACCCTGTGCGTCGAGGCCGACCTCACCGTGCCCCAGCAGGTCGAGGGCCTGTTCGCCACCGTCGAGGAGACATGGGGCTGGGCTGAGGTGCTCGTTGCGAACGCCGGCACCTCCCTCGCCGCGCCCATCACGCAGACCACCGACGACCAGTGGCAGCAGATGCTCGACACGAACCTGACGGCGCCGTTCCGGTGCATCCGCCGCGCGCTCCCCCCGATGCTCGCGGCCCGCCGCGGACGCATCGTGGTGATCGCGTCCGTGGTCGCGAAGCGCGGCGAACGGCTGGTCGGCGCGTACACGGCCAGCAAGCACGGCGTGCTCGGGCTGGTCCGCGCCGTGGCCGACGAGGTGGCCCGCCACGGGGTCACCGCCAACGCCGTGTGCCCCGGCTATGTCGACACGCCCATGACCGACGCGACGGTGGCCGCCATCGCCGACCGGATGGCGACCTCCGAGGAAGAGGCAAGGGCCGTGCTCGAACGGCGGCAGCCGATCCACCGATTGGTCCAGCCCGACGAGGTCGCGGCGGCCGTAATCTCCTGCGTGCAGAACGGCGCGATCAACGGACAGGGCATCAACGTGGACGGAGGTGCGGTTCAGTCATGA
- a CDS encoding enoyl-CoA hydratase family protein, producing the protein MSRFRASAPLTTDWEHFDFAVDGPVATVTLNRPEKLNPLTFESYSDLRDLLTELPHHDGVTVLVIQGEGRGFCGGGDVNEIIGELLKMRAADLMRFTKMTGDVIRAMRECPIPIIVKIQGIAAGAGSVIALAADFRIVGASGRFAFLFTKVGLSGGDMGAAYLLPRVVGLGRATQLLMLGDTIDAPTADRYGLVSELVPDEELDDAVAALAARLASGPTLAFAQTKSLLTRELDMPLSAAMELDAMTQALLMTTEDHAEFHAAFNAKRKPEWKGR; encoded by the coding sequence GTGAGCCGCTTCCGCGCCTCGGCGCCGCTGACCACCGACTGGGAGCACTTCGACTTCGCGGTCGACGGGCCGGTCGCCACGGTCACCCTCAACCGCCCCGAGAAGCTCAACCCGCTGACGTTCGAGTCGTACTCCGACCTGCGCGACCTGCTGACCGAGCTGCCGCACCACGATGGCGTCACGGTGCTGGTGATCCAGGGCGAGGGCCGCGGCTTCTGCGGCGGGGGCGACGTCAACGAGATCATCGGCGAGCTGCTGAAGATGCGGGCGGCCGACCTGATGCGCTTCACCAAGATGACCGGCGACGTCATCAGGGCCATGCGCGAGTGCCCGATCCCGATCATCGTGAAGATCCAGGGCATCGCCGCGGGCGCCGGTTCGGTGATCGCCCTCGCCGCCGACTTCCGGATCGTCGGTGCGTCCGGGCGGTTCGCGTTCCTGTTCACCAAGGTGGGGCTCTCCGGCGGCGACATGGGCGCGGCCTACCTGCTCCCCCGCGTCGTCGGGCTCGGCCGGGCCACGCAGCTGCTCATGCTCGGCGACACGATCGACGCGCCCACCGCCGACCGGTACGGGCTCGTGTCGGAGCTCGTGCCGGACGAGGAGCTCGACGACGCGGTGGCCGCCCTCGCGGCCCGGCTCGCGTCCGGCCCGACGCTGGCGTTCGCGCAGACGAAGTCGCTGCTCACCCGCGAGCTCGACATGCCGCTCTCGGCGGCGATGGAGCTCGACGCGATGACCCAGGCGCTGCTCATGACCACGGAGGACCACGCCGAGTTCCACGCGGCATTCAACGCCAAGCGCAAGCCCGAGTGGAAGGGGCGGTAG